The Etheostoma spectabile isolate EspeVRDwgs_2016 unplaced genomic scaffold, UIUC_Espe_1.0 scaffold00006622, whole genome shotgun sequence sequence CGAGGTAAATAGTTATAGATTTAGCAGTctataacatttattttcctgTCACATTTCTACCATTCTTGCCCAAGTAAGGGAGCAGTACCGCAGCGTGTAGAAAATGTCAGCGCTAACATTAGCAtcaatgtaaaaatgcaaataaatcaGTTATTAAGTGATATCCCGCAGTTGTtgtgttgaaataaaatcctgtcCTCTTtgtctgagaccgagacaacgTTGTGCAGGACATTGAGATGCAACGAAAGCGAGAATCACATGTCACAGTGTTATGCAGTTGACTAATCACTCACAGACCCTCACCTTCTCAAACACACATTGGCCAACTCCAGCAGACTTGCGCCCTCCtccttttttgacattaaataaaaaataagtcatCATGCAGGTCGCACTTTCTCAACAAATGGTCATTTAGTTGCAGCCTTGGAACTGTGAGTTAACTCCCcatatagcctacatattttttaatatatcatTTGACAATTACTAAAAgcagatgaaaaagaaaatatcaattaattgaACAGTTTTTACTTAGGTTACAGTTTCTGTGATATACATTCtatatttttaaacttgttcAGCTGAATGAATTTGAAGCTAAAATCTTTTAGTCCTGCAGGGTACCCTCTATTcgatttgacttgttgaatcGGCCAGTGGGCAGTCAGACTCagtgaccaatctgattggtggagtgctagtCCTTGACTAGCAAATCAGTGTTTCTTCCACAAGAAGAAGTCCGAGAGCTGACAATGGCAGTATCTTCTTTTTACTAGccattgtattttctttcattcagAGAGTAATGACAACGATCCTTCTTGACTATCAGCAGCGATGTGtacttttgttgattttagacCCTGCCTGTGGTTAATCTATAGATTGGGCCATTTAGATCATCcaaattaacattttgattATTAGTGGGTGGGTGATATAATCAATAACAGAGAAAATATTTTCAACGTTGATCTAAAATGTGAACAGAGCTGCTGTTGGACAACTCAAAAAACAGCAGCTTATAACTTCATTGTAACTAATTTAGAAGCCTAAGGTTTAGTTCTGTTTCCTCTGTCAAGTTTATAACTACAGTTAGTTTGCTGCTAAAATGTCAGACGTAGTCAGCTGCAGTGACATTACTGCGCGCATGGAAATTTTTACAAGCAGCCTCTCTaatctttaaagaaaacacttgCACAGTGTTACAATACACCATTTAAAATGCAACGCAGAATAAAGGAACTGTCGTGAACTGCAGTCAAATGTCCATCTGGGTCTCTAAATCGGAGAAAATAATTTGTGGGTAAATGGTGTATTATTTCAAGCCTACACGCAGATTTGAATTAAAGAGCCAATTCATGCATCAATAATGGAGTGCGTTTGTATAGGCTATATAATATTGCATatatttgtatagttctttTCATACAGAcatcatatatttatatatatgtttgtgtatgttaaatacaacaaataaaaaggtGCGACATCTTGACATTCTTATTCCTATATCTACAGTAtttactctctctttctcttgcgcCTCTTGATTTACATACCAAAAGTGAAAAGACATTTAAATGATACATCGGTGTATCCTCAATTATAGTTCCTCCAGGGAGCCTCCTCACTCATTATTTGCATTTTGGGAATTGGGATATCCTTCAAAAAGGCACGCTGAGAATAATTTCCATCACAAGCTGGAGAATTGGGAAGCAGGGGGGTCAAGGAGTTACAATTTCAGGGAACTGCCATTTCCTCTGTTATTGGTCATTGTCATGTTGTCAATAAAGATGTATATAGGACCTCAGGAAATTAATTACTACGTGACCCTTTAAGCCAATCACCTGCCAACtcctatataaaaaaaaataatacttccATTTCCCTTCATGCTCTGATGGCCATTAAGCTGAAATTTTAGCATGTATTTATGACActgcaataataaaaatatttttaagtaCTATTATTAAGTATATCAAACGCTAATTTGACAGTTATATGCAGCGCCATaatctgaagaagaaaaaaaagaaaatcacacaaCTTTCACTAACACAACTCCTCAAAGATCAACTATTATTGGACATATAGCAATGGTGCATTTTAAAGCTGATACAGTAAGGGATATGTGCTTTCATCAGCTGTAAACTGATAATATTAGTGTGTTGttgaacagtaaaaacacacaacacagtcaaTAAATAGGTTTACCAGTTATTGCTAAGTTTATATTATTCACATTATTTAACCTCAACAACCTCATTACAATGTGAGGAGTGATTTAAAGATTTTCTTCATGTTATGTGTACAGTACAAGGTAAAACCCCCAGTTAATAGAATTACAAGATAATCAGACTGCCTTCTTaaagaacaataaaaagaaaccaAGCTGGAAATAGCACCTAAATCCCCAAACAGGTGAAAGATGCCTAAAAAGGGCCTCCCACTGTGCTTTTATGTCTTGTTTCTGGAAAACATGCGCTCCCCTCGCAGGGTAAGGTGCTGCAGTTGGTACTGTAACACCTCAGTGTCTGATGACTCTTTGATGCTTATTTTGTCCAAATTAAGGTAGTCCAGAGACTTGGACTGGGCCCTCTTCCCTTTAAGCAGACATAGGGGTAGTGTTGCATGATGACCCTTCCCTGGCTCCCCGTGGGCCAGGGACCTGAGAAAGGTGTCGCTCGAGCTGGGCATACGCCTCCGTCTCCGCCCACTGGCAGTAGGAATGTCGTAGGGTTGGTAGTAGCGACTTTTGCTTTTGCAGATTCTTGAAGAACGGTGGATGTCCAAGTCTACAGACTTTGGGACAGTGCTCTGGATGGAGCTTGACACAGCTTCTGATACAGAACCCTTCTCCGGAGTGCCTTCTGACCACTGATGGGCCAGTTTGAGAAGCTCCTCCCCAGTGGTGAAGCCCACCAGATAGTTTGAGTCCATGTGCAGGATCTGGTATCCTGCAACAGTACCTCTAATAGGTGAACATGGAGTGCTGGCACAGCGAGGTCTTTCTGCTTCTGGTTTTAATGCAGCTTTGATCTCAGTTGCAGGAAGAATAGAGACGTGTGCCCTTGACACTCCATTGATATCCATTTCCATCCTTACAGACATATCCTGACTGATGAaagttagagaaaaaaaacaaattgagtcACTCTTTTGTCTGGGAGCAATACAGCagatacacaaaacacaaacatcagagGCCATATTCACTTAACATCTTAAAGCATGGGATCCGGTCGCTCCTAAATGAACCGGTCAGTCctaagtagggctgggtatcgttaaaaaaaaattagatacCGGTACGGATACCGATACCTTGACTTTGATAAGGTTGTCTAAACttgaaattacaaaataacacattttgaagctcctactacgtgagcctgtctctgcatgcatattggctcactgatgctgaTGAAATTTACTCCTTTGTATTGAAATcgggtattgaatgacaaggcattttcaATACTTAGAGGACTTTAGAGGAAAACCGGTCGGTACCTAAGAGTATTGAATTCGGTAACCAGCCCTAGTCCTAACTAAAAGATCCAGTCCAGCCCAGATCCAAAAAATGTGGAGAATGAAAAGCGCTGCTTTAACTAGAGAatgtccgataccattttttgctttccGATACTGATAACTGCCCTTGCATATCGGCTGATACCGAGtactcattttctttttttcccccagtccGATGCCCCTGTTCACAAGGGTTGAAAATAGAGTTAATCACTTTAAAAGAACCTGAGGCTTCTGGGTGTTACTAGCAACCAggtgagataaaaaaaatagtttttagcTTAGATTTAAGGGCTTCCTGGTATTTATGTAATGTGTAAACGTGCCAGCTTTTCTGCAGACACGTTTGAGAGCAGAGGTAGTTTCATTTAGCCACGGTTCTGAAAGTACTTTAGTGCGTTTCTTCCTCAGTGGAGCAACAGAGTCCAATATCTCAGGACAAGTAAAGGCAATGAGGTTGGTGAGTTCCTCAACATTAAGATTACAATCCTTAAGATTGAACTGACTGAGTCTGAGTCTTTAAAAGCAGCTGTGAGGTTAATTGCACGCCCACAACATTCGGGAGCAACAGTGGAAACGTCCAAACAGGACACAACCACAGTAAATAAGACGGGCAGATGATCTGAAATACGCATATGTGTCGCATATTTCTTTAATGGCAACACCTAAACCATATGACAGCATGAGGTCCAAAGTATGTCCTTTTTCGTGTGTCAAGCCAGTGACAGACTGTGTGAGATTAAAAATCAATAGGATTAAAAAAATTCCTTAGCTGTAGGTCTGGATTTGCAGCACACATGTATATTAAAATCCCCAACAATTAAAAAGCAATCATATTTAAACGCAATCCCAGCCACAAAGTCAGTCCACTCCAGTCAAAATTGTTATTAAATTTTGAAGGTCATTACACCACCTTGGACACATTGGAAAAGCGGTCTTAAACAGCTGCCGCTCAAAGGTGGAGCAGCTGTCAAAAGGAATCTTCCAAAAACCATACTTAAACATAGCAGCTAGCCCTCCACCTTTACCGGTGGTCCAAGGGAAGCTGAGGAAGCCACATCGGGGGGTGGGGAGAAGTTCAGAGAAAGACGGTGAACTTGCCATAAGCCAGGTTTCTGtcaataacatactgtataatccAACTCACGTGAAGTGAAGAAGTCATTTAGGAGAAAAGTATTGTTGGCTAGCAATCTAgcattgctaactaaaatgctagttaacattagtaattaaacctacactgtccaaactgtctgcaagcttccTCATGACAATatggtgatttgtcgactatgcgtcagcaagttgcgtggttatgtcacaattgttagcctatttttacaaaaacctctgctacggagccataacgtgacaTACAAGTTAACAGAGCTtgttacattgttgtgtttctttagaaataaacaattgaTAAAttgagtctttaaacgcttcaggtgcaaagttattcactgtcaaagtgacatgaaaaatgaatggcagtcaatgggatgctaacggcgggtgatggctttgtagcattttTACCTTAACCAACCTTGcctttaatactttaaaaaaaatggtatcaactaagaaaaacattttaaatttgtaacAGCATCCTTATTTGGTCTACTAtgtaagaatattttttttcgTCCCTCATCTCTTGATTCAATCTTTTCTAAGTTGCAAAACAAAGGTATATTTTATGTGGGGGAAATTAGAAAAAAGTATtgaaattttaacattttatgttCACAGGGATGTGATCCGTTGTATCAACCCCAAGTACACCCGCCCTTACCAGAGACTATTTGGCAAACCAGTTAAGCCCAACTTGGTACAAGATAGAAATATATTGCTCAAGAGCCCTACCTAGCTGTCACAGCAAAATGAAGCTTAAAGCGCTGCAAACTAGAGACAAGCCGGATACTCGGctaaacgagtatccggtacaaATAATGCACTTTTGCCGAATACAGTATTATAcaagtaatacgagtcaatatctgtgctcggattgaaaACTCCTCATTGGGTAGCGGAGACTGGGttgttctgtgatagtcacagcgcccctcccctataCACACACTGTGCTCACTCACACACCGAACACTGAGAAGTGaacagcgctctctctctctctccctctctctccatctccctcaGTCACTCAGGTCTGCAGGTcttttccgttaacgtttagggtttcttgagcttcaggtttgttttttacctcggtttgtagtacttacttagtaaccagtacactgtaaacctttgatgtaaatttacagctaaaatctcacagtattttactgttttaatattatacaggattatactgtatgtggcaatgcattctgggagaaaataaattaacGGTCTAGGACTACAGCAAATATCTGCAGAATGTTGATTACAGATTTACTGTAAATCGCAGTGCATCTcgggaaaataaagaaaaaagcggggattacaatttaaaatatttcagaCAACGACAGGCTCGCGATGCATATCAGTCTCTGGTCTCTGAGGAAAGCGCGTGGACAGCAGCAGTTGCACCAAGAGGACGCGAGTCAGcggctttttcaacatttatgtaagtttgaaaatatttttgtttgccTGCATGCcttgaaatattaagaataGTTTTatcgattcattttttttagatattgcAGCAGATCACCCAGTAACAGTAacgttaagctagctagctagtagagTTAATCATCTGGTGTTCACGGTCGCTAACATTACCACTAACGCCGTTAACGGCTAGTTTATTGTTAATGGTGTGAGTAgtatgttagctagctaacgttatcacggTCGCTAACATTACCACTAACGCCGTTAACGGCTAGTTTATTGTTAATGGTGTGagtagtaatgttagctagctaacgttatcacggTCGCTAACATTACCACTAACGCCGTTAACGGCTAGTTTATTGTTAATGGTGTGagtagtaatgttagctagctaacgttatcacggTCGCTAACATTACCACTAACGCCGTTAACGGCTAGTTTATTGTTAATGTGTGagtagtaatgttagctagctaacgttatcacggTCGCTAACATTACCACTAACGCCGTTAACGGCTAGTTTATTGTTAATGGTGTGagtagtaatgttagctagctaacgttatcacggTCGCTAACTTTACCACTAACGCCGTTAACGGCTAGTTTATTGTTAATGGTGTGagtagtaatgttagctagctaacgttatcacggTCGCTAACATTACCACTAACGCCGTTAACGGCTAGTTATTGTTAATGGTGTGagtagtaatgttagctagctaacgttatcacggTCGCTAACATTACCACAAACACCGTAAACGTTAAGCTATCTTAACGTTAATGGTGTTAGTACCCTATAGACGTTAACGTTAGTACCCAGTAGAAACATTTTCCTGAAGGAGCCTAAAGTTATACTGTACACGCGTTTGAAAACTCCTTAACGCAGTGCTGCATCTACCTTAATCTACTGGAAccctaatctactggaacctTACAGACTTTGGTGCTCTCATATTTGCTCGGGTTTTCTTATAAAACCATAACTCTAACTAGCTAGATAACAGACTTTttgtgc is a genomic window containing:
- the LOC116678209 gene encoding UNC119-binding protein C5orf30 homolog yields the protein MSVRMEMDINGVSRAHVSILPATEIKAALKPEAERPRCASTPCSPIRGTVAGYQILHMDSNYLVGFTTGEELLKLAHQWSEGTPEKGSVSEAVSSSIQSTVPKSVDLDIHRSSRICKSKSRYYQPYDIPTASGRRRRRMPSSSDTFLRSLAHGEPGKGHHATLPLCLLKGKRAQSKSLDYLNLDKISIKESSDTEVLQYQLQHLTLRGERMFSRNKT